In the genome of Phycodurus eques isolate BA_2022a chromosome 11, UOR_Pequ_1.1, whole genome shotgun sequence, the window TCCCCGCCACCTATCTCAACTCCCATAGTAGCACACGGGACGACTTGGACCTGGGCGCTTCAAAAAGCGGGGAAGGTAAGTCGTCGCCACCTGACGCACGCCCAcccgcacacgcaaacacacggcGCTTTGTAGCCATAAACCCCCTCCACCTTTGATCGGTGACAAGACGGCGCAAACCTGGCCTCTGACTTGGCCGTGTCTAAACGGGCGATGTCGGCCCGCCGTGAACCGCTTTCCCTGTCCGCCTGCCATCGTAAGCACGCTTGAACAGAGCGCGGATTCAAGTCTGCGTCAGTGGCGAGGAGGGGTTCCGGGAGGGAGCAGACCGCAGCCCGGTGATGAGCTGTACAGTAGTGCATTGTACATACCAGGATGTTACTCACTACATGATCGCTACTGTTTCCATCTATAGTTAGCATTGAATTACTACTTAACTCATCCTAAATATTCTGTAATTTTACATATCATGAGTtttatcaaatcaaatcaaatcaaactttatGTATAGGGCACATTTCATACAATGATATGcatctcaaagtgctttacatagtTCAAATCAATCCCCCTCCCACTACTCAGCCACACGAATACatacatgcgcgcacacacacggttAAAAAAGTAAGAAATCGTGATGGTAGAAAAACGATATCCTGATGTCATATACATCACATACAGTGACAAATGGTACGCTCTCCTCAGTGAAGGGTTTCCCAGACCCTTACAGCTATACACCCCAATTAGAAATGTCATTTCCAGGAcccaaaattacaaaaaaatatgtcatattATGTACAGTGCTTAGCAAATTTATTAGACCAcctgttataaaaaaaatatatatgtatgaagAGTCCCATCGGGCATCATGAAAtgctttaatgcagactctTTCAATTTCAGTTAGCTCTTGATATTTTACTATTTGAACAGGAATAAGGAATTTCAAACTGGATTCACTTATTTTATACCTAATATAAATAAagcatcacattcaaacacgAAGCGTTACATTTCTGTCAAGTAATGCAAGGAAATAACCATAATTTGACCtcttaataaaaacataatgtgcttcactattttttcccccatttcttTAACAATGTTGTTGTTACAACTTTCAGCGTGTCCCTTCAGTCGTCACCACAGCGAGTAACTCacataatttgtttgtttgcacagtttttatgccggatgcccttcctggcATAATCCAcccatttaaaatgttcttttttttccttttcttttcttttttatctgtGTTTGGAACTGGCAGTGGCTGGGTCTTAACACGGACCAGGAATCGagggataaaaataattatattttgctGTTAACGTTTGCAGATTTAAAACTGTTAGCAAGATTTTAATCTAGCCTCACTTCAACAATCCCTTTAATTATTAGaatattaaaaatcaaaataaggTGATAAACACAAAAACGTTGCTAATTCCGCGTCGCATCTGTATCCTCTCAGCTGCCCGAGGTCCCATCCCTCTGCTCTTGTTTGCTACTCTTATGCCCATTTATTAGCAAACAAGGGattggcatttttgttttgaaattgttttattttccagcgGTGGATATTCCAAAGTagtcagcaaagctcctgaagccccaGCTAACAGGTCAGCGCGTGGCTGCATTGGGTGGTAgtctaatacatttgttatGCACTCCTTGTAAACTTATGGTAAAGAACACAACATATACAAATGCTTTAATTTATCACTTATTAATtataaacatgatttttttaaaaaaagtcctTAACCAAGAAATTGTGTGGCTGCCTCATGATCAATAAGGCTGTGACTGATTATGCACTGGAGGCACATGGACACAAGTATTGATACGTACCTCATAATCGATTTAATAAATCTAGACCCTTTAATTCTGTAGCAAGATATTTGGGACAATTGTATGCGTAGTTAGTGGGAGCTGCTTTGCGGGACATAAACACACTtcaggtgtcccaatacctttgtccaaATACAACAGAACTAcaaatagaacacctttggatgGCCTCGCTTAAATCTCCCACTGGCCATAAATCCACATAATAAGTGGAAAATTCTCCCTTCTGGACtcttttgaaatgaaagtgAAGCAATTGCAGCATATTTGCAAAAGGCTTACGCAGCGTTCTGTTGGAGACAACAACAAACGGAGTATGGAAATGATTATTAGACTTCCAAACAAACACGGAGAGTTTgtaagtgtggccaaaacatgtttttgccaCACAATTTCCTtactgtgtaaaaatgtgagaCTGGATTGGACTATGTATACACAGAAGGGGTTTGTATGACAAATGCAACCCGAATGGCCACTTCATTGGGTACACCTGCGCATTTAAGACATAATGAGGCCTAATACAAGCGGAATCTACAGGCTCTTTGAGGCTTATGAGGCATAGTCAGCTGTTCCAGTAATCTGATGCATTTCCTGGGGGCAGCAATGTGTGGCCCAGATGCTCCAATATGACAGGATGGGGAAACCATGCTAACAAGATCCTAATTAAAAACCGCAGAGATGTCTTCATTTAACATGTCCCCTATAACCCTCCCATCCAACCTGCCGTCATTCCACACTTCACCGTCCGCCCACCGTCTTCCATTTCCCGCTAATAgcattttgtgtgttgtgtgttttttttaacatttcgcCGCTTCGCACTCCGCTTTccatgtatgcgtgtgtgttcaCCATTGTCTGGTCAACGTTTGTGTCCGTCAGTCACTAAGCGACACAAGGCCCACCTGAAGCGGCTGGACCGGAGATGGACGCTTGGGGGTGTCATCAGCCGGCAGCAGAGCCGAGGTGAAGTGAGACAGATGCCGCATTACCAAACCTCAACGCCTTTGTTTGTGTGCGCTCCTGACGTCATCGCTGTTTGTCTCATCCTGCATCCTGTGTTGACGTAAATCCACCATGACTAACTACTAACTGACATTCAAATCAGCACTGTATAAGCAAGTACCTTTGaatttaattcgttccgtgactgTGATCGTGACTCTTAATATCAAATCATTTTTTCCAGTTGAAATTAGTTGAAATGCAACTAATCCGTTGCAGCCCCACTgcccccaaaaaactaaaaacatttgttacaagaaaaagaagaatcatctttattgtcatgacatACATGCATAAaactgttgttattattatgcattactagaaaagaaaaatactactgttttctttaaataaaacaaagttagAATTTTGCTGTATGTAtgcaattaaattttttattgtacagtaaATAACCATTTATCATGAACCATGATTGATGAAAATCTGTGAACAGAGAGTTTAGTTTTATCCATCCcgcatgctttaaacacatttaaacttattaaaacacacgtTTCAAAGTATTGCTTAGCACCTCTTTTcactctctcgctgtcaagaaatgggatcATATAACAATTTTAAGGAAACGAAAAGGAGACTTGATTGCACATTTCTCCAAATGAAATCCAAACCGTGCTTGCTTTAAGCTATTTATTTGGCTCCCCcattttaagtttactgtaaaagtgactcataaaacaaaacagaattattatacattgtatatttaaagaccaaaatgttcacccagccaaagcaataaaagtattactttggcaccatcttgtggtatgttGTTGCCATGGAAGTACTGTTAAGTTGCAGTGATTTGAAGAGCTTTAGTTCGTCAAAAGTGGCACTTTAAtgccatcttgtagcatcttggtgcagaggaactatgttgaagtgagttgatgagtttcattgagacaaaagtagtgccgTGGTTTTGGGGGAATATTCCTTTCATGATATTTCATTGTCATACTGTTCACTGCCTTATAGTGGGACCTTTTCCGGCCATTTCGGCTCAGGTTTAAGCTACCAATTATGTCTCCAGGGAAGCAGAGGTGAAATTAGTAGCTTCATGCCTAGCAAACAATTACTGAAAttatgttacaaaaaaattttttttttgtttcagtgttTTCGTTTTATTTCAACACTGCCAAATTATCCCAAATAGCTCTCGCCCACGCACCGAAAAGCTGTTGCGCAATACACGGCGGGACGGGCCTGACGCTGCATTTAAGAACCGTGTTAGAGCCAGATATTTACTCGGCTCCAGCGCAAATTGCGACTAATATTGACGTACCAAAAATGACGTTTATGACGTTCACGGACAGTCCAAGTTGTCACCATTAGAGGAGCAGGGAGAATAGGCTATTGGGTTCATACCAAACTTTGTGCTTGGCACTGCGCTCTGGAGTAAAGAGACCGAGAGTGTTGTTTCCACCcgaggactcaaatcctgcttgagaaagaaagagagagagagaaaaaggagaaaGATTGTGCTGACTCCACTAGAATCAATTCAAACTGTGATGGAGGCGAAGCATGTTGTGGTTAACAAAACATCTGATTCAGAGTTTCCCATCTCGTTGCTCGGCTAGATATTGTTTGAGAGGGGAAACGTTTCACCAGGCCGCGCACACAAAAGAGTCCACAAggtcaaaaatacaaaaatacataaatatccTCTCTCTCTGGATCTTACTGTAGTCATGAAAGTGAAGGGAATTGCTATCCCGCTTCCTGTCTGCTCCTGGACAACCTTGAGAAAGGGTGAGGAAAGGGAACAATGAATTACAGTGAACTCCTGCTTAACAGAAGAGATACAGTACATTCCATTATAGAAATaccatgttaaaataaaaaactaaaaactagaAACGTTTTACCCCTTCTGcacacaaacattaaaacacactttttatagCATTCCTTGGCCCCAtcttgtggtatatttatggccaATGAACTACTGTATGCTGAAGTGAATTGAGGCACATCTTTCAGGCAAAGCTAGTTCTTGGCTGCCTAGGAACtctgttgaagtgagttaagatgtttcatttagacaaaactgGAATTGGTATTGGTATCAATTATTCGGTCCCTGTCCCCTGCGGACAGCAGTAGTTTTGTCTAGTGctagtccgctagcttaatgctaatatataTTGTGAAACGCTATAGACAGGCTAACTGAGATTAGCATCAATGTTAAGGTAATTATGAAcgttcaaacaactgctactttaacacacacagagcagcaacacatacaaacagcataCAATAGTCGCAAGCAAATATTCTCTCGCTCTGTGGTAACATCTAATTCTAATAAATTGCTCTatcccttcttcttcctctttattaagttgcatctcttccagtagacctcagtgctgcctggcatgttgtggcccaacatggtactacactgaagtcACGCAACTCGAAATTCGGATGAGCCTCTATACTGTAATAACCAATGCAaaacaattgcttaaaaatcagCGACATAAATATATTGCTGTAGTATTGCTATCCTGCTTCCTGTACAGTCCTAGACGACCTTGGGAAAGGGTGAGGAAAGGGgcaaaaaatgaattatttctAAGCAGGATCCCAAACAGTGCTTCGTCGTCTTGTAACTTTTTGTCGCCGTGCTCTCTTGGGACTCAGTCGGGCAGGGTTCGGTCAGGAATTGCCATAATGACGGGAAATTGTGTCTCTGCAATGGCTGGCTGGCCTTGCAGGAATGCATAAATCAGCACGGCGCCTCTCGCTCGCCATTATGTGCTGAGTTAAGAGGCGCAAGGCCAAGGACACTTCATAGGACGCCGGCTCGCCTAAGGTGCACTTAATGTAAACAAAACTAAATTAATGACAGCCTGCACACAATGTTTATATCTCCGGGATTACTTTGTGTGCAACACAATGGCAAACTTTCATGATGTGTTACCCATTATAACTTAATGTGCGGCCATTATGTCGCGCTGCTCTGTTAACGCTaactttaaaatgtactttGCAGATGTATACAACAATTCCCCGCCTGTACatggttcactattcacaaattgacctaccattgccgtaaaaaaacaCCGATATACAGTGTTTGtgctctttttaaaacaatgccacaagatgccgccaaagTCAACACAAGTTtgtttgtatagcccttaatcacgaAACAGTCTCAAAGgacttcacaggcccacagttgacaaagattgacGACGCGTGGTGACGAAATATATACGGATTTTAAATTGGGCtgctttttttgccccacaTGCTGTACCCAGCAAAAAGATGCCACGCAACATGACATtcggaaaaatattttttgtgtataatttgataaatgttcatttaaaaaaaacatctgagattataattatttaaaatattgtttgttaatacatattttaaaaatattgtttaatcCTACACATGATCTCACACAATTTCATACacttcacccatccatccatccattttctgagccgcttctcctcactagggtcgcgggcgtgctggagcctatcccagctatcatcgggcaggaggcggggtacaccctgaactggttgccagccaatcgcagggcacatagaaacaaacaaccattcgcactcacagtcactcTAACTtgcctacgggcaagttagagtgtccaattaatgcatgtttttgggatgtgggaggaaaccggagtgcccggagaaaacccacgcaggcacggggagaacatgcaaactccacacaggtgggcccggggattgaaaccgggtcctcagaactgtgaggctgacgctctaaccagtcggccaccgtgccgccttgcaCACTTCagtagaataaaaataaaaaatagcatctGATTATAGACATAGACACCTTACAGTATAAGAATTCAAATTCATTATAAAGCATGTTTCTAAATGCGTTGCTGTGTTTCGCTGTGTCTTTGGCAGCGGAAAAGTACATCGCAGTGCAGCCGTACACCAGCCAAGGAAAAGATGAAATAGCATTTGAGAAAGGAGCGGTGGTGGAAGTCATTCAGAAGAACTTGGAGGGCTGGTGGTTCATCAGGTCAGCCTCACTTCACGTGCATTAAATGACAAGTTCATAGGAACTTGTTTTATGGAATTCTGCTTGTGTGTTATTTACTCACAGGTACCAGGATAAGGAGGGCTGGGCTCCAGCTTCTTATCTAAAGAAAATGAAGGAGGACCTCTCCCCAAGAAAAAAGACGGTGACCGGCCCGGTGGAGATCATCGGAAACATCATGGAGATCAGTAACCTGCTCAACAAGAAAGCCCCCGGCGAGAAGGACGTAGGCGGCGATGAAGTCTCGGAGAGCCCGCAAGCCGCCCGCAAGGAGATCAGCTCGCCAGTCTTGTGTTCTGAATCCGGCCCTGTTAGTACACCTCAGGACGGCAAAGGCAGTACGGAGCCGGCTTCGCCGGCCGTGGCCCGCATTGCGCCGCACCGGGTGGAAATTGGTTAGTCACAGTCATTAAGATATGATCAATAAAATTGAACAATAACAAATTATAggcaaaataaagtaaaactactcacctttTGAGAACGCCTAATAGATGCATAACAAGCTTGCAAACAGGGATGTGTTTGCAGAGCAATACTGTCATCTAGTGGCGTGACATAGGTACTCCTGgtattattattagcattagcattattaGCATAATGACGCATCTTGAGCTTTGTGCTTGTTTCTttgtggttgtttaatttctctCCTCTCCTTGACAGGTTCCCCAGTTCTCAGGCAAAAACCTCCTCCTCGAAGAGATGCAACCTTGGTGGGAGTGCTTTTTATATAACATATTAATACATAAACATGTCAGATGTACATACTGGTATTGCACAGTCTGAATTATGAGCTCCAATACAAGAGCCAGATCAAAGATCCTGTATGCTCAGTTGTGCTTGAGAGAGGTATTGCATTAATATTTGGATAAAGACTGAGACATGTTTCTAATATTATCTGcaaaattatatattaatatttaattgaatacacagcaaagacaagatatttaatgggcaaactgataaactttattgtttttagcaaagaatcattaacttaggattttatggctgcaacacgttccaaaaaaagctggcacaggtggcaaaaaaagagaaaaaaaaaaagttgaggaatgctcatcaaacacctgtttggaacatcccacaggtgaataggctagttggaacaggtgggtgccgtgattgggtagaaaaggagcttccctgaatcgctcagtcattcacaagaaaagatggggcgaggttcacctctttgtgaacaagtgcgtgagaaaatagtcgaccagtttaaggagaatgttcctcaacttacaattgcaagaaattgagggatttcatcatctacggtccatcatatcatcaaaaggttcagagaatctggagaaatcactgtatgtaagcggcaaggccagaaacaaacattgaatgcccgtgtccttcgatccctcaggcggcactgcatcaaaaaccgacatcaatgtgtttcagaaaaccaatgtcagtaaatacagttcggtgctacatccgtaagtgcaacttgaaactctactatgcaaagcaaacacccagaaacgccgtcgggttctctgggctcgagctcatctaagaaggactgatgcaaagtggaaaagtgttctgtggtccaacgtgtccacatttcaaattgtttttggaaattgtggacgtcgtgtcctccgggagcccaaagaggaaaagaaccatccggactgttatggatgccaagttcaaaagccagcatctgtgatggtatggggctgtgttagtgccaatcgcatgggtaacttacgcccctgcttatttcagcaagacaatgccaaaccacattctgcacgtgtcgcaacagcgtggcttcatagtaaaagtgcgggtactagactggcctgcctgcagtccagctGACAGGTCtggaaattgaaaatgtgtggcgcattatgaagtgtaaaatatgacaacggagaccctggactgttgaacagctcaagctgtacattgagcaagaatgggaaagaattccaccgacaaagcttcaacaattagtgtcctcagttcccaaacgcttattgaatgttgttcaaagaaaaggtgatgtaacacagtggtaaacatgaccctgtcccagcttttttggaacgcgttgcagcaataaaattccaagttcatgattatttgctaaaaagaataaagttaatcagtttgaaaattaaatatattgtctttgtagtgtattcaattaaatataggttgaacatcatttgaaaatcattgtattctgtttttatttatgtttaacacaacatcccaacttcattggaattggggttgtattatgcATGTGTACATGTGTCTCATTGTTATGCCATGATCCAATTAATGACTATCCAATATATAGGTACTGTATTTAACAAACATTAATAGCATAGATGTTTATCTacacgtgccctgtgattggctagcgacaAGTTCAtgatgtgtgtaccccgcctctttcaCCTAAAGTCAGCCTGGATAAATTCTTGTTCACCCAtgaccataatgaggacaagcactgtataagataaaataaaaacagcatatgtgatgtgctacagaaaatggacagatagcTACATTAAAAGGGGCAAATTATTAGAAGATTCTCgcagtgtttttgtttatttcattttgatacAGCTTTTGCAATGGAGCTGGATATATTAAGCATGTCTACCTGTGCCTTATTGTTATGCTATTATCCAATGAATGACGATAGGTATCTGACAAACCATTTATCCCCAGGGATTTCCTTTGCCCTCGCCACCTGAGCCCCCTACAGTTGAAGCTGAGTATTACACCATTGCAGAGTTCCAGTCTTGTATATCTGATGGGATCAGTTTCAATGGAGGCCAAAAAGCGGAGGTAACAATCACACAAACTATGACTTCCACATTGATTAGCTTCAGTGACTTAATGTTTGTCACATGTGACCTTTTAGGTGATTGAGAAGAATTCTGGAGGCTGGTGGTATGTCCAGATTGGAGAGCGGGAGGGCTGGGCTCCGTGTTCCTACATCGACAAACGTAAAAAGCCCAACCTCAATCGAAGAACGAGCACGCTGTGCCGCCCCAAAGTGCCTCCTCCGGCTCCGCCTGTCAAGAAGCAGGACTCTGTGGAGACGGCGCCGCCCAGCAGCCCCGGGTGCGAGGCTCCGGAGTCTCCCGTGTCTCCCGGGAGGCCCGTCTATGAAGAGCCGGAATACGATGTCCCGGCCATCGGCGACCTTGATCTGGAGTCTGAGTTTGAGTTCCTGAGAGGCGAAGCTTCTTTGGTGGATGTGAAGAATGAGGACACGTCTTCCGAGAAGGGATCCCAGTGGTCCTCCAAACCGTCCCCGGCGTCATCGCTCCACAGCGCCTCCTTTAGAATGTGCGAGACATTCGAAGACGGCCAAGAAgcggaggcggaggaggagtgTATCTACGAGAACGACGGCTTCCGACCCTTCAAAGAGACCCCGGAGAGGCAGTGCAGTCGTGACTCCAATTCCTCCAAGGCCAGCGTTGTATCCGAAACTGGCAAGACTACCAACCCAAAATCAGGAGGATGGAGATCTGCGGCCAACAAGCTTAAGATCACCTTGAACGGAAGCCAAATGTCAGCCAAAAGCGAGGACGGGTCCGGCTCTAAATCAGCCTCCAATGAGTCGACCCCGGATATGTCCAGAGCCAAGAAAGAGCAGGAGGAAAGCAAAGCATCCCCCAACACCAAGTCCTCATCCAAACCCAAGCCAGTGGTGAGGCCTAAACCGCAGCTGGCTAAGGCATCCAGCGGTGACAAGATGGACATCAGCACGTTGAGAAGACAGCTGCGACCCACGGGGCAGCTCAAGAACGGCAGCAAAAGCAAAGGCGAGGACTCCGAAACCGCCTCCGTCGTCTCCTCCGAAGACTCCTTCTCGTCTCAGAGCACATCGTCCGAGTTCTCCTCTATCTACTCCAAAGGCAGTCGCGGGGACTCGGATGCGGAAGGCTGCGTCCTCTATCGCACCACCGACCCTTACGAGAAAGTCCAAGAGTCGGAGCTGAGCTTCCCTGCTGGCGTGGAGGTGCTTGTCCTGGAGAAGCAGGAGAGCGGTTGGTGGTACATCCGCTGGGATGACTCCGAGGGCTGGGCCCCAACGTATTTCCTGGAGCCGGTGCGGCAGCAGGACGACGCGGCTGGCTCAGAATCCGATGGAACGCCCTCCAAACCCGGGAGCCTCAGCAAGTCCAACAGTCTGGAGAAGAACGAGCAGAGGGTGCAGGCCATGAACAACCTCAATCAGAACCTGAAGAAGGTCACGCCGCCTATCCCTTCCAAACCACCCGGTGGTCTCTCCAAGCCCACCGGCTTGTTTGGGTCACGCAAACAAAACAGCGGCAAGCAGCAGCAGGTTGTCAGACCCCAGTCAGTCTTCATCTCAGCCCCCATCAGGGATAATCCGAGCCCCATCGGCTCCCTCAGGAGAAACGAGTCCCTCAACTCCGGCAACCAGCCTCGCGTCAGCCCCACGGTGCGTCGCAATGCCTCATTCGGCACCGTGTCCCGTAGCCTGGCGCCCAACAACATCGCCCTGCCCAGCCGGAACGCATCCGGCACCGGCAGCCCGGAGTTCCTGGGTGGCGGGCCGCAGAGGAATGCCCTCCCTGTGTCTACCGTGAGGCCCAAGCCCCACATCATCCACAACAACCTCAGAGAGGTCTACGTCTCCATTGCCGACTACCATGGCGACGAGGAGACCATGGGGTTCCCTGAAGGGACAAGTCTGGAGGTTCTTGAGAGGAACCCCAATGGTTGGTGGTACTGCAAGGTGCTGGACAGTGGCAAGCCCAGAAAAGGGTGGGTTCCTTCCAATTACCTCGAGAGGAAGCCTTAGTGCGTTCGGAGCTGGCAGAACTCTGAACGCGTGTTGGAAAGACTACTCACACGGACACTTTGATTTTGTACAAGAACCCCAGGAAGTTCACGACGGAGCAAGAGGAGCAAAGCCAAAGAACAACCTAAAAGTGGAACTTGATACTACTTTGGTGTCCACCCTATCGGACGTACAGTAGTCCCTCGCTATtcgtgggggatagggaccgatcCCTGCTGCGAACAGCAAAAAAACGCTCGTAGTATACGCAATTGCGTATAATAAGTGTACCCTCGATTATCATGGGgaatacgttccagacccacccgcaataggtgaaagtCCATGATATAGAGACCATACATTATGTCGTTAGTTTTACCCCTTCCACacgttttaaaaacattcagacttATTAAAACGCATTTAAACATTATAACACTTTTTGAACACATTGAAAATGCATTTCGACACACAAAGTTTGCAAGCATAAAAGtcatagaaaatactgtacgtattgTGTCTGCACATGAATGggtctttaagaggcggggcctggtgggttGACATTGAATGTCGACGAGCCTGTGAGTGATTTTCTGGGTATGAGCTGTggtcgacagcagctcctgcgt includes:
- the sh3pxd2ab gene encoding SH3 and PX domain-containing protein 2A isoform X2, whose protein sequence is MQLRTVLDVNVVDVQKRRNPSKHYVYLINVTYSDSTSHVIYRRYSKFFDLQMRILDKFPIEGGQKDPKKRIIPFLPGKVLFRRSHIRDVAVKRLKHLDNYCKALMKLPTHISQSEEVLKFFETKSEDLNPPTEDCGGSGRRKSGLDASDPMLLEQYVVVASYEKQEPAEISLQAGEVVDVIEKSESGWWFVSTSEEQGWVPATYLNSHSSTRDDLDLGASKSGEAEKYIAVQPYTSQGKDEIAFEKGAVVEVIQKNLEGWWFIRYQDKEGWAPASYLKKMKEDLSPRKKTVTGPVEIIGNIMEISNLLNKKAPGEKDVGGDEVSESPQAARKEISSPVLCSESGPVSTPQDGKGSTEPASPAVARIAPHRVEIGSPVLRQKPPPRRDATLGFPLPSPPEPPTVEAEYYTIAEFQSCISDGISFNGGQKAEVIEKNSGGWWYVQIGEREGWAPCSYIDKRKKPNLNRRTSTLCRPKVPPPAPPVKKQDSVETAPPSSPGCEAPESPVSPGRPVYEEPEYDVPAIGDLDLESEFEFLRGEASLVDVKNEDTSSEKGSQWSSKPSPASSLHSASFRMCETFEDGQEAEAEEECIYENDGFRPFKETPERQCSRDSNSSKASVVSETGKTTNPKSGGWRSAANKLKITLNGSQMSAKSEDGSGSKSASNESTPDMSRAKKEQEESKASPNTKSSSKPKPVVRPKPQLAKASSGDKMDISTLRRQLRPTGQLKNGSKSKGEDSETASVVSSEDSFSSQSTSSEFSSIYSKGSRGDSDAEGCVLYRTTDPYEKVQESELSFPAGVEVLVLEKQESGWWYIRWDDSEGWAPTYFLEPVRQQDDAAGSESDGTPSKPGSLSKSNSLEKNEQRVQAMNNLNQNLKKVTPPIPSKPPGGLSKPTGLFGSRKQNSGKQQQVVRPQSVFISAPIRDNPSPIGSLRRNESLNSGNQPRVSPTVRRNASFGTVSRSLAPNNIALPSRNASGTGSPEFLGGGPQRNALPVSTVRPKPHIIHNNLREVYVSIADYHGDEETMGFPEGTSLEVLERNPNGWWYCKVLDSGKPRKGWVPSNYLERKP
- the sh3pxd2ab gene encoding SH3 and PX domain-containing protein 2A isoform X1, whose translation is MQLRTVLDVNVVDVQKRRNPSKHYVYLINVTYSDSTSHVIYRRYSKFFDLQMRILDKFPIEGGQKDPKKRIIPFLPGKVLFRRSHIRDVAVKRLKHLDNYCKALMKLPTHISQSEEVLKFFETKSEDLNPPTEDCGGSGRRKSGLDASDPMLLEQYVVVASYEKQEPAEISLQAGEVVDVIEKSESGWWFVSTSEEQGWVPATYLNSHSSTRDDLDLGASKSGEVTKRHKAHLKRLDRRWTLGGVISRQQSRAEKYIAVQPYTSQGKDEIAFEKGAVVEVIQKNLEGWWFIRYQDKEGWAPASYLKKMKEDLSPRKKTVTGPVEIIGNIMEISNLLNKKAPGEKDVGGDEVSESPQAARKEISSPVLCSESGPVSTPQDGKGSTEPASPAVARIAPHRVEIGSPVLRQKPPPRRDATLGFPLPSPPEPPTVEAEYYTIAEFQSCISDGISFNGGQKAEVIEKNSGGWWYVQIGEREGWAPCSYIDKRKKPNLNRRTSTLCRPKVPPPAPPVKKQDSVETAPPSSPGCEAPESPVSPGRPVYEEPEYDVPAIGDLDLESEFEFLRGEASLVDVKNEDTSSEKGSQWSSKPSPASSLHSASFRMCETFEDGQEAEAEEECIYENDGFRPFKETPERQCSRDSNSSKASVVSETGKTTNPKSGGWRSAANKLKITLNGSQMSAKSEDGSGSKSASNESTPDMSRAKKEQEESKASPNTKSSSKPKPVVRPKPQLAKASSGDKMDISTLRRQLRPTGQLKNGSKSKGEDSETASVVSSEDSFSSQSTSSEFSSIYSKGSRGDSDAEGCVLYRTTDPYEKVQESELSFPAGVEVLVLEKQESGWWYIRWDDSEGWAPTYFLEPVRQQDDAAGSESDGTPSKPGSLSKSNSLEKNEQRVQAMNNLNQNLKKVTPPIPSKPPGGLSKPTGLFGSRKQNSGKQQQVVRPQSVFISAPIRDNPSPIGSLRRNESLNSGNQPRVSPTVRRNASFGTVSRSLAPNNIALPSRNASGTGSPEFLGGGPQRNALPVSTVRPKPHIIHNNLREVYVSIADYHGDEETMGFPEGTSLEVLERNPNGWWYCKVLDSGKPRKGWVPSNYLERKP
- the sh3pxd2ab gene encoding SH3 and PX domain-containing protein 2A isoform X3 → MRILDKFPIEGGQKDPKKRIIPFLPGKVLFRRSHIRDVAVKRLKHLDNYCKALMKLPTHISQSEEVLKFFETKSEDLNPPTEDCGGSGRRKSGLDASDPMLLEQYVVVASYEKQEPAEISLQAGEVVDVIEKSESGWWFVSTSEEQGWVPATYLNSHSSTRDDLDLGASKSGEVTKRHKAHLKRLDRRWTLGGVISRQQSRAEKYIAVQPYTSQGKDEIAFEKGAVVEVIQKNLEGWWFIRYQDKEGWAPASYLKKMKEDLSPRKKTVTGPVEIIGNIMEISNLLNKKAPGEKDVGGDEVSESPQAARKEISSPVLCSESGPVSTPQDGKGSTEPASPAVARIAPHRVEIGSPVLRQKPPPRRDATLGFPLPSPPEPPTVEAEYYTIAEFQSCISDGISFNGGQKAEVIEKNSGGWWYVQIGEREGWAPCSYIDKRKKPNLNRRTSTLCRPKVPPPAPPVKKQDSVETAPPSSPGCEAPESPVSPGRPVYEEPEYDVPAIGDLDLESEFEFLRGEASLVDVKNEDTSSEKGSQWSSKPSPASSLHSASFRMCETFEDGQEAEAEEECIYENDGFRPFKETPERQCSRDSNSSKASVVSETGKTTNPKSGGWRSAANKLKITLNGSQMSAKSEDGSGSKSASNESTPDMSRAKKEQEESKASPNTKSSSKPKPVVRPKPQLAKASSGDKMDISTLRRQLRPTGQLKNGSKSKGEDSETASVVSSEDSFSSQSTSSEFSSIYSKGSRGDSDAEGCVLYRTTDPYEKVQESELSFPAGVEVLVLEKQESGWWYIRWDDSEGWAPTYFLEPVRQQDDAAGSESDGTPSKPGSLSKSNSLEKNEQRVQAMNNLNQNLKKVTPPIPSKPPGGLSKPTGLFGSRKQNSGKQQQVVRPQSVFISAPIRDNPSPIGSLRRNESLNSGNQPRVSPTVRRNASFGTVSRSLAPNNIALPSRNASGTGSPEFLGGGPQRNALPVSTVRPKPHIIHNNLREVYVSIADYHGDEETMGFPEGTSLEVLERNPNGWWYCKVLDSGKPRKGWVPSNYLERKP